In a single window of the Diospyros lotus cultivar Yz01 chromosome 10, ASM1463336v1, whole genome shotgun sequence genome:
- the LOC127811317 gene encoding chaperone protein dnaJ 11, chloroplastic — MVGALTFPVGMTLRLSPSAAGTARSGRLTPLIRCGATIQALKIRKASSLYEVLRVERSATAMEIKAAYRSLAKVYHPDAAQSEPSDGRDFIEIHNAYVTLSDPTARALYDLSLSDAAGSRPFAYSRRSPYGSYPTRTWETDQCW; from the coding sequence ATGGTCGGAGCCCTAACCTTCCCCGTCGGAATGACCTTGCGATTGTCGCCTTCTGCCGCCGGAACCGCGAGATCTGGACGGCTGACGCCCCTGATTCGTTGCGGAGCCACGATTCAGGCTCTGAAGATTCGGAAGGCGTCGAGCCTCTACGAGGTGCTGCGGGTGGAGCGCAGTGCTACGGCGATGGAGATCAAGGCGGCGTACCGGAGCCTGGCCAAGGTGTACCATCCGGACGCCGCGCAATCCGAGCCGTCGGATGGCCGCGACTTCATCGAGATCCACAACGCCTACGTGACTCTCTCCGATCCGACGGCCAGAGCGCTCTACGATCTGTCTCTCAGCGATGCCGCCGGGAGCCGGCCGTTTGCGTACTCCCGCAGGAGTCCGTACGGGTCCTACCCGACCCGCACGTGGGAAACGGACCAATGTTGGTAG